In Paludibaculum fermentans, the genomic stretch GATCGGGCCGCACGCCCACGAGAATCACGCTGCCCTTGGCATCGGAACCGTACTCCAGCTTCAGTCCCTCGAACGAATCCAGGGTCAGGGCCGCGAAGATCTGGGACGAGCGCTCCAGCAGCTTACCCGTGGACTTCCGGCGGAACTCGTCAATCGCACTCCGCAGCAGCTGTTCAGCCAGCCGCAACCGCACGTAGTTTTCCGACTCCTCCAGCAGCGCCGCCCGTGTACTCTGCAGATCGGCCGCCGCATCCCGGGCCTCGGTACGCCCCTCGAATCCGACCAGCTTCTGACTCAGCGCGGAGTCTTCGCGAATCAGCTCGTCGCGCTCCTGCTCCAGAGCGGTACGCGTCTGCTCCACGCTCTCCAGGCGGCCTGGAATCTCATCCGTCTCCACGCCCCGCGCCTCCTCCGCCAGGGCTTCCAGTGTGCGCCCGGCGGCGATCGCGGCCAGCGCCTGCTGGATCTGCGCGAGCTTCGCCTGCCCTGCCTGCTTCGCGCTCCATTCCGCCATCCGCGTGGGGACCTCGCTGTCAGACGCGCAGCCGGCTTCGGCCACCATGGACGTCAGCACAGCTTGCAACCGTACAAGTTCGTTATCCAGCGCCTCCAGCTTCGCCTTCTCCGCCGCCAGATCCTCCTGCTTCGAAGCCGCCAAGTCGCGGGCCTTGCGATGCACAGCCAGCTGCCGGTACATCTCCCGTACAGCGTCCATGGCCCCCGAGCCGGCTAGGGCGGGCGCCGCGAGCTCCACCACCGCACGGGTATCGGACTCGAACTTCGCGCTATCGCGCAGGATGCCGTCAATGCGCGTCCTGGTCTGGGTGTATTCGCTATGCCTGGTCGTGATCTGGCTCCGCAGTTGTAGCAGTTCCTGGACCGACGCGGGCTCGGCGGCCCCGTTCAACTTCAACCGCTCGACCAGTTGGGACCAGCGATCCTGCCATGCGGCCAGCTCCTCCCGGGCCGTGCTTTCCTTTCGCTGGACGGTGGCCAACTTCCTCCGGGCAGCGGACAACTGGCCTTCCAGATTCTGGCGGGCCGCAGCCAGCTTCTTCTGTTCTTCCAGAAGGGTGACCGCCTGACCGCGAAGCATGGCCAACGTGGAGCCCTGCTCCGGCGTCGCTCCCGTCACCAACCCAATCGCCTGCCGCAGTTCCTCGGCCGCCGCCTCCTCCTGCGCAGTGGACCTCTCCAGCTCCGACCGCATCAGATCCAGTTCGCGAGCCCGCTCCGCCAACGCGGCACGCCGCCGCAGCCATTCGGCCATCTGTGACGGCTCTGAGGCCGGCACCCCCCAGGGTGCCCACAGTGCGGACCACTCCGCCTGCAGCGCCTGTTTCGCCGCATCCTTCCGAGCGAGTTCCTCGGAACACGCCGCAAGCTTCTCCCTGGCGAACCCGGCTTCCTGCTCGGCCTGCGCCACCTGCGCCACTTCGTCGGCATGCTCGCGCAACTCGTCCGCTACGGCATCGGCCTTCGACACAGCCTCTTCATATGCCTGGGCAAGCCGTGCCGGCTCGGCGCCAGTCTCGCCGAGGAACTCCGCGGCAGCCTGGCCGGATCTCTCCAGCCAGGACTGGCGCACGGCCTGCCAGCCCTGTGCCCGATGTTCGCGCCTATCCGCCAACCCGCTCAGTGTCGCCATCGCGCGGCGGCCCTCCAGCCTGCGCAGACTGGTCTCCTGTCGAGCCAGATCGCGGGCGGCCTCCTCCTGCGCCTTCTCCGCCTCGCGCCCGTCCACGGCAGCGGCATCCAGCCGCCGTCGCCAGTCTGCCACCGTGGCTTCCGACGGCACTGCGGCTGCCAACAGTTCCTCAATGGAGCCCGGCCAGGGCAGCAGCCGCACCTCGTCCGCCATGCGGACCTCCGCGGCCTTCGCCCGCTTGTCCAGATCCCGCCGCCGCGCGTCCGGCAGCGTCTCAATCCGCAGCGCCTGCTCCAGCCCCGCCATGGGCCTTGCGGGAGCCAGGCCCCCCAGCCGCTCGGCATCCTGCTCCACTTCCACAGCCAGTTCACCAGCCAGTGCGCTCGCGTTCCGCAGGTTCGCACTCAACTCGGCATGCTCGGTCGTCAGGTTTGCGGCCAGCTTCGACTCCGCCGCAGGCACCCGCAGGCGGGCAACATCCTCCAGGCCCGGCGGCTCTCCCAGATCGCTCAACAGAGCCGACAACTCGGCCTCCATCGCGCTGGCGTTGCCACGCAACTTTGGCAGGTCCGCTTGCGCCTTCTGCTCCGCACCCAGGCGCTGGTAGCGCGCTTCAATCGACGGCTCATGCGCCAGCAGCGGCTCGGAGTATTGGATCTCCGCAACCTCCGCCTCCAGCCGTGCCACCCTCTGCCGTAAACCCAGCCGCCCCGCCTCGTTCATCGACAGGTCCTGCCGCGCCCCGGCATACTCATCGGCGAATCGCTCGCGCAAGGGCGCCACTCCGGCCAATGGCTCCAGTTGGCTCAATACCAGCCGCTGCTCGCCCAGCAGGCCAAGGGAAGTGCGGATGCGGTTGAGCCGTTCCTTTTCTGAGGACGCTGCCGCGGTGTCGCGACGGACCTCCCCCAGTCTTCGCTGCACCAGCTCTTTCCGCTCACGCAGCTCCCCCAGTTCGTGCGGAGTCACCTGTGCATCCCGCGCTCGCTTACGTTGTCCGTCGTAGTCGGTGAGCAATCTGGATATCCTGGCTGTGGAACTCCTCGGCCTGAACAGCTCCGCCGCTTCGCCATCCAGTCCCGCAAGAATCGAGTGCAGACCCTCGATACCGGCCGCGGCCGAGAAAAGCAGTTGTCCAAACTCACCATGCCCGGCAAGCAGTTCGTCGCCACCCCGCTTCAGCCGCTCCGCGTCGAGCCCAAACATCACCTCGAACACCTGCTGGTTCGCAATGGGCGCCACCGCCAGCAGATCATCTTCGGCCACCAGTACCGCGTCTGCTCCATCGCGCAGAGTGTTTTTGTTGCCCTTTCGTCGCAGACAGGTCAGCAACCGGCCCTCGTGCTCGATCGTCGCACCCACGCGGAGCTCGCCATACGGATGCAGGAAGTCGTCCGTGGTTCTGCTGCCGAAGCCGAACAGCAAGGTCGAGATCGCCCGCAGCAAAGACGACTTCCCTGCCTCGTTCGCCCCGTAAATGATCTCCAACTTGCCCGCGCCCGCGGAGAGGTCCAGATGCTTGCCCGTGAACGGACCAAAGGCCGGGATGTTCAAAGCCTGGAATCTCACTCCGCTCCTCCCTGCCCCGTGAGCTTCAGCACCAGCATCGATTCCACCTCATCCAGCAGCCTTCGGTATCGCGGCCCGGCAGGATCCAACCAGCCGGAAACCTCGCCGCGGATGTCATCCGGAAGCTTCTGCAGCATCGGCTGCAGGTCGGCTTTAGCCGCGATCTCCGGATCGACGGCGGCCCGCTGGAGCGCCTCCGTCAGCTCCGCCATGGGTCCGGTCAGATCCACAGTCCTGCCCTCCGGCACGAGGTCCAGTTCGATCTTCTCCAACCACATCCGCCCTGAGCTCACGTCCGTAGTCAACGCCCGCAAGTCGTTCTTCCAGTCGGACTGCCCGGGCAATGTGGCATGCAGCGCAGTGGCGCCCGTGAATCGCACACGCACAATCACCTGCGAATCGTCACCCCCCGCCTCCGCCACAGCTCTCAGCCCTGCTTCGAATCGCCGATGCAGCTCCGCCACATCCCCGCAGCCGGCCAGGTCCACCTCCACGCGCTGCCACTGGAACGAACCCATCGCGACGAACGCGCACTCCTCCACACGAAGCCCATCATCCACGCTCACCACAAAGGCGCCCTTCGGACCGGTCTCCCGAATGTTGCGGCCCTGCAGATTGCCCGGAAACACGACATGCGGGTTCCGGCTCAGGATCTGCGCGTTGTGCACGTGGCCGAGCGCCCAATAGTCGTACCCCTTCGCCGCCAGATCATCCAGCGAGCAGGGCGCATACGGAGCATGCCCCTCAAAGCCCGACAGCGATGTGTGCAGTACTCCGATGTTGAACCGGCCTTCCACTCGCGCCGGATACTGCGCCGCCAGATTCGCTTCGGTCGCCCGGTTGACGAAGCTCTGGCCATGAACCACCACCGGCACATCCGGCACCTCGACGCTGCCCGCCTTCCGTCCGGAAAAGGCATGGACATTGTCCGGCAGCCGGATGGATTTCGCCATCACACTTTCCGCATCGTGGTTGCCCTGAATCAGGTAGACGGGAATCCCGGCCTGGCGCAGCCTTGCCATCTGCCCGGCGAAGAACAGGCCCGTCGCCGCATCGCGCCACGACCCGTCGTAGATATCTCCAGCCAGGATCACGAACCGCACGCGCCGCTCCACCGCACACTCCACAAGCCGCACCAGCGCCTGCCGCGAGGCATTCCGGATCTCCTCCGCCGGCAGCCCCTCATAGCGGGCCAGTCCGGTGAGCGGGCTATCCAGGTGCAAATCGGCGGCGTGCAGAAATTGGAACATGCAAACTCCCCTACCAGAGCGATTGTAGATAATCGGCCACCGCCAGGTCTGCAATAACCCGGAATGCGTGCGCCTCTGCAATACTCACCACAGAGGAATTACCGCATGACCCCGCGAGAGCGACTGCTCACCACGCTGCAAGGCGATACAGCAGATCGAGTCCCAGTCTCCCCCTTCATCCAAGAGCAATACCTGTCCTGGTATTATCCAGACCGTCCTACGGTGGACCGTGTTGTCGACGCCGTCGAGCTCGCCAACGAACTGGACTTTGACCTGATGGCCAAGCACAACCAGTTCCAACGTCCGCACTTCCTCCGCCGGAGCTACCCGAACTGGCAGCTCTCCAGCAGCAGCGAATTCGATGGACGCCTCATCCGCTACCGCACCCAAATCGCAACGCCCGGCAGAACCCTGGTCCAGGAGGAGGCCGTGGAAGAGATCGGCGTCGCGACCAAAGGCGCGATGCGCGTGACGACGAAACATCTCCTCGAAACACCGGAAGACCTGAGGGCGTTTCTGGAGCACCTCCCTCCCCTGGATGACGAAGAACGTGCGGTGATGCGCCAGACCATCGCCTGTTGGCACGCGCTGCTGGGCGACCGCGGCGTCCTGGCGCCCTGGGGCTTCGCGGGCGTCTTCAACTACGCCTCCGACCTGCGCGGTAGCGAGGCGCTATTCATGGAACCCATCGAGGACGAGACCAGCTACCGCGCCTTAATGGATCGCATGGCGGACGCCCAGTGCGAGTACTGCCAGGCCCTTGTCGAGGCGGGCGCGGACTGCATCGGCATCCAGGGTCACATCGCGAACGCCGGCACCGTGAGCTCAGCCTTCTTTCGCGCGTACATCCAGGAATACGAAAAGCGCCTGATCGACTCCATCCACTCCGCCGGAGCCTTCACCGTCTTCCACAACTGCGGCCGCGCAAAGCGTCTCTACCCTAATTACCGCGAGCTCGGCATGACACTCTGGGAGACTGTCTCGGAACCGCCGGCCGGAGACAACAATCTCGCGCAAGCCAAGGCCGCGCTGGGCGACACGATCTGCCTGCTGGGCAACCTGGATCAGATCCAGTTCCTGAAGACGGCCACACCCGCCGAAGTCGCTGAGCGAGCCCGTCAGATCATGTCGATCGGGAAGCCCGGCGGCCGGTACATCTTCGCCGCCTCGGATTTCCTGGAGCCCGGCACGCCGCGCGAGAATGTCGTGGCAATGCTCGAAGCCGCACGCGAGTCCGGTGTCTATTGAAGCCGCGCGTTCCGGCCCGGACTACGCCGAAGCAGCGTTACGGTGCGAGTTCGCACTCGGTGGCGCCATGAAGCCCTCCTGCTCGCGCATGAACACCGTGCGGGCCGGGTAAGGAATAAGAATCCCATCGCGGCGGAACCGCCGGAAGATCCGCTTGCGCAGTTCATGCTGGACGAAGTACTGGTCGACGAATTCGCCCACCTGGCAGATCAGTGTGAAATCGAGGGAGGACGGACCGAAGCCCGGGATGAATCTCACGAACGGCACGGGTTCAGCCAGCAAGCCCGGGATCTCCCCCGCCGCCGCCTTGGCTTCGTCCACCAGCACCTGCTCGATGACATCCGGGTCGGCATCAAAACCGACACTCACCGGGATCGACAGCGACATCCGCGTCTCCGGCAGATGGTAGTTGGTGAGAATGGCCCGCGCCAGGTGTGCATTGGGAACCACGATGTAGTTATTGGCCAGGGCCCGCAGCGTGGTGCTGCGCCAATCCATGTCGGCGACATAGCCTTCTTCACCGGAGCTCAGTTTGATGTAGTCCCCGGCACGCACCTGTCCCGCGATGCTCAGATAGAAACCCGCGAACAGATTGGAAAGAGTATCCTGTAGCGCCAGGGCAACCGCCAGGCCCCCAACACCCAGGGCCGTCAGGATGGGCGTGATGGAGATCCCCAACGTGTTCAACAGCACCAATGCGCCGCAGCTGACGACGAACAGGCGGGCCAGTGTCTGCGTAAGCGTAGTCACCGGCAGAGCGCCGTACAGTTTATTGCCCTTGTGTTTGATCGCCAGCACCGCCAGCCGCGAGCAGACGATTGTCAGCGACAGGATCCACAGGATCAGGAAGATCTTCGCCAGCAGGGCGGAAGCCTTTGGAGGCAGCTCCACCGACTGTGTGGCCAAGTGCAGTCCGAGGATCGCGATCCAGAACAGGAACGGCCCATGAAGTGACTGCAGCGTAATGTCGTCGACATGGCCTTTCGTTCGCCCGGCCCACCGATGCAATCGGCTGAACAGCAACCGTCTGGCGAAAATGCCGGCCACCATCACCACACCGAATACGGCAGTCGGCAGAACCAGCACCTGCCAATTCTCGATGAGGAAGTGGGTAATCTCCTTCATAGTCTCCTTTCTTCGGATCCGGCAAACGCGGCAACGTTGTGTTCGCCGGATCAGCTCCGTGAAAATACGGTGGAGCCATGAAACAGGGGAGGCGGGAAGCCGCGCCCATGCAATATTCTGCGCCCGATAGGAGCTGAACCGGAATCCCAGGAATAGGTGATGGCCGTGCCGAAAACTGATTACGGCCGCGAAGGCGCCGCGCGAAGGTCGATGAGTAGTGCGCGCCCCGTCCTCGATTTCGCGCGACAATCACCACAGAGGGGCCCCTTCACCGCATGCCGAAATCCGCCAAACCCGTCGACTCCGAAGCCCACCTGCAACGAGTCCGCCGCATCTGCCTCAGCCTGCCCGGCACCATGGAGAAGCTCTCTCACGGCGAACCCACCTTCTTCGTCAACAGGAAGGTCTTCACCATGTTCTCCAACAACCACCACAACGACGGGCACATCGCAGTCTGGATCCCCGTACCGCCCGGCGCCCAGGCCACCATGCTCGCCACCTGGCCGGAGACGTTCTACTACCCGCCCTATGTCGGCGTCAGCGGCTGGGTCGGCGTGGAGCTCGACCGCATCAGCGACGACGACCTCGCCTCACACATCCTGGAGGCCTGGCGCCTGCGTGCACCCGCGAAACTCCTCAAGCCGAAGCTCTAGCCGGACCTCACCCGCCACCGCCCCGCCAGCCGCCCGTTTGCTCCCCGCGTCATATTTAACATAAACTTCTCTTTTACTCCTCTTTGTGCGAGGCGAGCTCGTTTTGAACCATCCAACCGCACCATTCCGGCGCATCCTCAGTGGCGATGAAGCAGTGGCGCTTGCAGCCCATGACGCGCAACTCACCTTGGGCACCGGCTATCCCGGCACTCCTTCCACCGAAATCCTGGAGTCCCTCCACTCTCTCGGCGGCCGGGCCCAGTGGTCGCCCAACGAGAAGGTCGCCCTCGAAGTTGGCATTGGCGTGGCCTTCGGCGGAGGACGCGCGCTCGTCACCATGAAGCACGTGGGCCTGAACGTAGCAGCCGACCCGCTGTTCACCGTGGCGTACACCGGAGTTCGCGGCGCCCTCGTCATCGTCTCCGCCGACGATCCCGGCATGGCTTCCAGCCAGAACGAACAGGACAACCGCCGCTACGCGATCGCGGCCGGCATCCCGATGCTCGAGCCCGGCGATTCACAGGAAGCCTACAACTTCACGCTCCTCGCCATCGAACTCTCAGAGCGTTGGAACATCCCGGTCCTGCTCCGCATGACCACCCGCGTGTGCCACTCGAAGACCATCGTCGAGACGCCCGGCTACCCGGTGCCGCCCGCGCCGCCCGCCGGCTACGTGCGCGACGTCCCGGCCCGCGTGATGATCCCAGCCTATGCCCGGCCCGCGCATCACAAGCTGCGCGCAAAACTGGCGCAGATCGCCGCATGGAACGAACGCGAGGGCCCGCTCGCCGTAGTGCCAGGCAGTGACACCCTCGGCGTCATCACCTCCGGAGTCTCCTTCCAATATGTTCGCGAGGCCCTGCCGCAGGCGAGCGTCCTGAAACTGGGGCTGACCTACCCACTGCCGCTGGAGCTCATGCGCACCTTCGCGATTGCCCATACGCGGACTCTTGTCATCGAGGAAGGCGATCCCTACCTGGCCGATTCGGCTCGCGCCGCCGGTATCCCCGTGGAAGCCAATGCGGAGATCTTCCGCTTTGGAGAATTGAACGTAGCTCGTGTCCGCCGCATGGAAGCGGGCGACCTCACTCCTGAACCCAAACCAGTACCGGGCAAGCCGCCAGAACTCTGCCACGGCTGCCCGCATCGCACCGTCTTCACGGCCCTCCGCGATCTCGGCTGCATCGTCTCGGGCGATATCGGCTGCTACTCGCTCGGCGTCCTGCCGCCTTTCCTGGCCATGGACACCCTTGTCTGCATGGGCGCCTCCATCGGTGTCGGACTCGGGCTCCGCCATACCCTGCCCGTCGAGGAAGCCCGCCGTGTCGTCAGCGTCATCGGCGACAGCACCTTCGTCCACAGCGGCATCACGGGCCTGGTCGAGATGGTCTACAACCCGCCGCCCACCGGACACCTGCTGCTGATCCTCGACAACGGCACCACCGCCATGACCGGCCTGCAGGAACATCCCGGCACCGGCCGCACCCTCGACCACGCCAGCACCGGCAAGTTCGTCTTCGAGAACGTCATCCGCGCCATGGGCATCCCGGATGTGCACGTCGTCGACCCCACCCGCGATCCCGCCGCCTTCACTGAACTCGTGAAGACCAGCCTCGACTCCGGCCGGCTTTCCGTCATCATCGCGCGCCGAAACTGCCTGCTGGCCGCCGGAGCCATCAAGCAGTACGAGAAATGCCCGGAGGGCAGCACCCATGAGCAATAACGTCAGGAACATTGTCATCGCCGGCCTTGGCGGACAGGGCGTTCTGAAGGCCTCGGACATCGTGGCCGATGTCGCCTTCGCCTCGGGCCTGGACGTCAAAAAGAGCGAGATTCACGGCATGAGCCAGCGCGGCGGCTCAGTCTCCAGTGATGTCCGCTTCGGCTCCAAGGTCTTCAGCCCCATGGTGCCGGACGGCGAAGCGGACTTCCTGGTGGTCCTGGATCCTACCCAGATCGAGGTCAACCGCGCAGCGCTCAAGCCGACCGGCATCCTGATCGACCCCTCCATCCTGGCCGGCTACAAACTGAAAAGCGAAAAGAGCATCAACGTGGCGCTGCTGGGCGCCTTGAGCCGCCACCTCGACTTTCCTGAGTCCGCCTGGATCACCGCCATCAGCGGACACCTCGCACCCAAACTGCATGCCATGAACTTCGCCGCCTTTGAAACCGGGAGGAATGCATGATCGCGGTCAAGGAATCCTGCGCTACGTTTCATCCGGACAGCGCACAGGACTACGTCCCCTCCGCCCTTCTGGCGGAACTCCAGTTCAGCCGCCTGAAGAACATCGTGGCCCGCGCCTTCGATCGCGTGCCCTTGTTCCGGTCCCGCATGAGCGATCGGGACCTGACGCCCGACTCCATCACCTCACTGGCGGACATCTCGCTCCTGCCCTTCACGACGAAGACCGACCTCCGCGACACCTATCCCTTCGGTTTGTTCGCCAGTCCCATGGAGGAGATCGTGCGCCTGCACGCCTCCAGCGGCACCACTGGCAAGCCCATCGTCGTCGCCTACACACAGCAGGATGTCGACGTCTGGACCTCCGTCATGATGCGCAGCTTCGCGGCCTGCGGCCTGCACCATGGCGACATCATCCAGAACGCCTACGGCTACGGCCTCTTCACTGGCGGCCTCGGTGCCCACTATGGAGCCGAAGGCCTGGGCGCCACCGTCATCCCCATCTCCGGCGGCAACACCGACCGCCAGATCATGGTCATGAAGGACTTCGGCGTCACCGCCATCTGCTGCACCCCCAGCTACTTCCTTCACATGATCGAGCGCGCCGCCGAGATGGACATCGACATCCGCGACCTCCCCCTCCGCGTAGGCGTCT encodes the following:
- a CDS encoding ATP-binding protein, with the translated sequence MRFQALNIPAFGPFTGKHLDLSAGAGKLEIIYGANEAGKSSLLRAISTLLFGFGSRTTDDFLHPYGELRVGATIEHEGRLLTCLRRKGNKNTLRDGADAVLVAEDDLLAVAPIANQQVFEVMFGLDAERLKRGGDELLAGHGEFGQLLFSAAAGIEGLHSILAGLDGEAAELFRPRSSTARISRLLTDYDGQRKRARDAQVTPHELGELRERKELVQRRLGEVRRDTAAASSEKERLNRIRTSLGLLGEQRLVLSQLEPLAGVAPLRERFADEYAGARQDLSMNEAGRLGLRQRVARLEAEVAEIQYSEPLLAHEPSIEARYQRLGAEQKAQADLPKLRGNASAMEAELSALLSDLGEPPGLEDVARLRVPAAESKLAANLTTEHAELSANLRNASALAGELAVEVEQDAERLGGLAPARPMAGLEQALRIETLPDARRRDLDKRAKAAEVRMADEVRLLPWPGSIEELLAAAVPSEATVADWRRRLDAAAVDGREAEKAQEEAARDLARQETSLRRLEGRRAMATLSGLADRREHRAQGWQAVRQSWLERSGQAAAEFLGETGAEPARLAQAYEEAVSKADAVADELREHADEVAQVAQAEQEAGFAREKLAACSEELARKDAAKQALQAEWSALWAPWGVPASEPSQMAEWLRRRAALAERARELDLMRSELERSTAQEEAAAEELRQAIGLVTGATPEQGSTLAMLRGQAVTLLEEQKKLAAARQNLEGQLSAARRKLATVQRKESTAREELAAWQDRWSQLVERLKLNGAAEPASVQELLQLRSQITTRHSEYTQTRTRIDGILRDSAKFESDTRAVVELAAPALAGSGAMDAVREMYRQLAVHRKARDLAASKQEDLAAEKAKLEALDNELVRLQAVLTSMVAEAGCASDSEVPTRMAEWSAKQAGQAKLAQIQQALAAIAAGRTLEALAEEARGVETDEIPGRLESVEQTRTALEQERDELIREDSALSQKLVGFEGRTEARDAAADLQSTRAALLEESENYVRLRLAEQLLRSAIDEFRRKSTGKLLERSSQIFAALTLDSFEGLKLEYGSDAKGSVILVGVRPDRRTVPVGGMSEGTRDQLYLALRIASLEVYFEKNQAIPLIADDILVNFDDARAAAALGALSGLARHTQVLLFTHHRHMVELAGQHLEPADFVTYRLEKLESAG
- a CDS encoding metallophosphoesterase family protein — its product is MFQFLHAADLHLDSPLTGLARYEGLPAEEIRNASRQALVRLVECAVERRVRFVILAGDIYDGSWRDAATGLFFAGQMARLRQAGIPVYLIQGNHDAESVMAKSIRLPDNVHAFSGRKAGSVEVPDVPVVVHGQSFVNRATEANLAAQYPARVEGRFNIGVLHTSLSGFEGHAPYAPCSLDDLAAKGYDYWALGHVHNAQILSRNPHVVFPGNLQGRNIRETGPKGAFVVSVDDGLRVEECAFVAMGSFQWQRVEVDLAGCGDVAELHRRFEAGLRAVAEAGGDDSQVIVRVRFTGATALHATLPGQSDWKNDLRALTTDVSSGRMWLEKIELDLVPEGRTVDLTGPMAELTEALQRAAVDPEIAAKADLQPMLQKLPDDIRGEVSGWLDPAGPRYRRLLDEVESMLVLKLTGQGGAE
- a CDS encoding uroporphyrinogen decarboxylase family protein produces the protein MTPRERLLTTLQGDTADRVPVSPFIQEQYLSWYYPDRPTVDRVVDAVELANELDFDLMAKHNQFQRPHFLRRSYPNWQLSSSSEFDGRLIRYRTQIATPGRTLVQEEAVEEIGVATKGAMRVTTKHLLETPEDLRAFLEHLPPLDDEERAVMRQTIACWHALLGDRGVLAPWGFAGVFNYASDLRGSEALFMEPIEDETSYRALMDRMADAQCEYCQALVEAGADCIGIQGHIANAGTVSSAFFRAYIQEYEKRLIDSIHSAGAFTVFHNCGRAKRLYPNYRELGMTLWETVSEPPAGDNNLAQAKAALGDTICLLGNLDQIQFLKTATPAEVAERARQIMSIGKPGGRYIFAASDFLEPGTPRENVVAMLEAARESGVY
- a CDS encoding mechanosensitive ion channel family protein, with the protein product MKEITHFLIENWQVLVLPTAVFGVVMVAGIFARRLLFSRLHRWAGRTKGHVDDITLQSLHGPFLFWIAILGLHLATQSVELPPKASALLAKIFLILWILSLTIVCSRLAVLAIKHKGNKLYGALPVTTLTQTLARLFVVSCGALVLLNTLGISITPILTALGVGGLAVALALQDTLSNLFAGFYLSIAGQVRAGDYIKLSSGEEGYVADMDWRSTTLRALANNYIVVPNAHLARAILTNYHLPETRMSLSIPVSVGFDADPDVIEQVLVDEAKAAAGEIPGLLAEPVPFVRFIPGFGPSSLDFTLICQVGEFVDQYFVQHELRKRIFRRFRRDGILIPYPARTVFMREQEGFMAPPSANSHRNAASA
- a CDS encoding MmcQ/YjbR family DNA-binding protein translates to MPKSAKPVDSEAHLQRVRRICLSLPGTMEKLSHGEPTFFVNRKVFTMFSNNHHNDGHIAVWIPVPPGAQATMLATWPETFYYPPYVGVSGWVGVELDRISDDDLASHILEAWRLRAPAKLLKPKL
- a CDS encoding thiamine pyrophosphate-dependent enzyme, whose protein sequence is MALAAHDAQLTLGTGYPGTPSTEILESLHSLGGRAQWSPNEKVALEVGIGVAFGGGRALVTMKHVGLNVAADPLFTVAYTGVRGALVIVSADDPGMASSQNEQDNRRYAIAAGIPMLEPGDSQEAYNFTLLAIELSERWNIPVLLRMTTRVCHSKTIVETPGYPVPPAPPAGYVRDVPARVMIPAYARPAHHKLRAKLAQIAAWNEREGPLAVVPGSDTLGVITSGVSFQYVREALPQASVLKLGLTYPLPLELMRTFAIAHTRTLVIEEGDPYLADSARAAGIPVEANAEIFRFGELNVARVRRMEAGDLTPEPKPVPGKPPELCHGCPHRTVFTALRDLGCIVSGDIGCYSLGVLPPFLAMDTLVCMGASIGVGLGLRHTLPVEEARRVVSVIGDSTFVHSGITGLVEMVYNPPPTGHLLLILDNGTTAMTGLQEHPGTGRTLDHASTGKFVFENVIRAMGIPDVHVVDPTRDPAAFTELVKTSLDSGRLSVIIARRNCLLAAGAIKQYEKCPEGSTHEQ
- a CDS encoding indolepyruvate oxidoreductase subunit beta, which translates into the protein MSNNVRNIVIAGLGGQGVLKASDIVADVAFASGLDVKKSEIHGMSQRGGSVSSDVRFGSKVFSPMVPDGEADFLVVLDPTQIEVNRAALKPTGILIDPSILAGYKLKSEKSINVALLGALSRHLDFPESAWITAISGHLAPKLHAMNFAAFETGRNA